The proteins below are encoded in one region of Brachyspira hampsonii:
- a CDS encoding MetQ/NlpA family ABC transporter substrate-binding protein yields MKKIILLFTFIFSVSCSNADKNVNIVKVGYIGESDKVIWQEVMKKVSNDNIEIELISYIDYFSPNKDLNDGKIDLNNFQHYAFFNHELESKGYELTAIADTCIAAMNIYSYNITNINQIKEHDKIVIPDDDSNRGRALKVLEAAGIIKLKDRYKQNPTIDDIKENKLKVNIIEVDAGSIYSLLSDITCAVINSNFALSFGLNPYTDSIFKDNPSNYADKNYVNIIAVRTEDKDNEIYKKIVKAYQSDEVKEIYDKNFNGIYISVW; encoded by the coding sequence ATGAAAAAAATAATTTTACTTTTTACTTTTATATTTTCTGTTTCATGTTCTAATGCAGATAAAAATGTTAATATTGTAAAAGTGGGATATATAGGAGAATCTGATAAAGTTATTTGGCAGGAAGTTATGAAAAAAGTTTCTAATGATAATATAGAGATAGAATTAATTTCTTATATAGACTATTTTTCTCCTAATAAAGACTTGAATGACGGAAAAATAGATTTAAATAATTTTCAGCATTATGCTTTTTTTAATCATGAATTGGAATCTAAAGGATATGAACTAACTGCTATAGCAGATACATGTATTGCAGCTATGAATATATATTCTTATAATATAACAAATATTAATCAGATTAAGGAACATGATAAAATAGTTATACCAGATGATGATTCTAATAGAGGCAGAGCTTTAAAAGTGTTAGAGGCGGCTGGTATTATCAAATTAAAAGACCGATACAAGCAAAATCCTACTATAGATGATATAAAAGAAAATAAGTTAAAGGTGAATATAATTGAAGTTGATGCTGGAAGTATATATAGTTTGCTTTCTGACATAACATGTGCGGTTATTAATAGTAATTTTGCTTTAAGTTTTGGGCTTAATCCTTACACGGACTCTATATTTAAAGATAATCCTAGTAATTATGCTGATAAAAACTATGTAAATATTATAGCTGTGAGGACTGAGGATAAAGATAATGAAATATATAAAAAAATAGTAAAAGCATATCAGTCTGATGAAGTTAAAGAAATATATGATAAAAATTTTAATGGTATATATATATCAGTTTGGTGA
- a CDS encoding DUF4405 domain-containing protein, with translation MKNKIKIFIDIIMTILFFVLIGYRFTGRTMHEYLGYLIFIFFILHHILNFHWYKNLNKGKYSLNRILNTFINSMLFICMLGLIISGILFNRNVVEFFNLEGIKVFNKRLHIICCYWGLILMSLHLGMHWGMFINMSKKFMNIKKQIYMIMGLLVAVYGVVSFIKRGIYIRLFSVTKVPSYEEAFIFFFMDHIAVMGLFIFITYYLHRLSSKLNKINTQKE, from the coding sequence ATGAAAAATAAAATTAAAATATTTATAGATATAATAATGACTATTCTTTTTTTTGTTTTAATTGGCTATCGTTTTACAGGCCGTACCATGCATGAATATTTGGGATATTTAATTTTTATATTTTTTATACTTCATCATATACTGAATTTTCATTGGTATAAAAATCTAAATAAAGGAAAATATAGTTTAAATAGAATATTAAATACATTTATAAATTCTATGCTCTTTATATGTATGCTTGGATTAATTATAAGCGGAATATTATTTAATAGAAATGTAGTTGAATTTTTTAATCTTGAAGGCATTAAAGTATTTAATAAAAGACTGCATATAATTTGCTGTTATTGGGGACTTATATTAATGTCTTTACATTTGGGTATGCATTGGGGTATGTTTATAAATATGAGTAAGAAATTCATGAATATAAAAAAACAAATATATATGATAATGGGTTTATTAGTAGCTGTATATGGAGTAGTTTCATTTATAAAAAGAGGTATATATATTAGACTATTTTCAGTTACAAAAGTTCCTTCTTATGAAGAGGCTTTTATATTTTTCTTTATGGATCATATTGCTGTGATGGGACTTTTCATATTTATTACTTATTACTTGCATAGATTAAGCAGCAAATTAAATAAGATTAATACACAGAAAGAATAA
- a CDS encoding methionine ABC transporter ATP-binding protein, giving the protein MIVLENVSKVFKTAKNKQLNAVNNVSLKINKGEIYGIIGFSGAGKSTLVRCINLLERPTSGKVYVDEEELTSLKPKELREKRKKMGMIFQQFNLFSSRTVFKNVAYPLRYRGLSKEEIEKKVMSLLELVDIKEKANVYPSQLSGGQKQRVAIARALANDPQILLCDEATSALDPQTTSSILKLLKKLNEGLGITIVVITHEMNVVKELCHRVAVMNKGSLIEEGDIFEVFSHPKNQITQEFIDTTSNLSKIYTLVEEKDKITNIKAGECIVRLKYKKDSVGEALVSHVSRKFNVDVNIIFGNVELIDDSLLGGLVVILHEKEKGGITNTIKFFQEQNVDTEVIKDARYDE; this is encoded by the coding sequence ATGATAGTTTTGGAAAATGTTAGTAAGGTATTTAAAACAGCCAAAAATAAACAGCTTAATGCTGTTAATAATGTATCTTTAAAAATAAACAAAGGTGAGATATACGGAATAATAGGTTTTTCAGGAGCTGGAAAATCAACTTTAGTAAGATGCATAAACTTATTAGAAAGACCTACATCAGGAAAAGTATATGTAGATGAAGAGGAATTAACATCTTTAAAACCCAAAGAACTTAGAGAAAAAAGAAAAAAAATGGGTATGATATTTCAGCAGTTTAATTTGTTTAGTTCAAGGACAGTATTTAAAAATGTTGCATATCCTTTAAGATACAGAGGGCTTTCAAAAGAAGAAATAGAAAAAAAAGTAATGTCTTTGCTTGAGCTTGTAGATATAAAAGAAAAGGCTAATGTTTATCCTTCGCAATTAAGCGGCGGACAAAAACAAAGAGTTGCAATTGCAAGAGCTTTGGCTAATGATCCGCAGATACTTTTATGCGATGAGGCAACTAGTGCTTTGGATCCGCAGACGACTTCTTCTATATTAAAATTATTAAAAAAGTTAAATGAAGGTTTAGGAATTACTATAGTTGTAATAACGCATGAAATGAATGTAGTTAAGGAACTTTGTCATAGAGTTGCGGTTATGAATAAAGGAAGTCTAATAGAAGAAGGAGATATATTTGAAGTATTTTCTCATCCAAAAAATCAAATTACGCAGGAGTTTATAGATACTACTTCAAATCTTTCAAAAATATATACGCTTGTTGAAGAAAAGGATAAGATTACAAATATTAAAGCCGGAGAATGTATAGTAAGATTAAAATACAAAAAAGATAGTGTAGGAGAGGCTTTAGTTTCTCATGTATCCAGAAAATTTAATGTGGATGTTAATATAATATTTGGGAATGTAGAGCTTATAGATGATAGTTTGCTTGGAGGCTTGGTAGTAATACTTCATGAAAAAGAAAAAGGCGGTATTACTAATACTATAAAGTTCTTTCAAGAGCAAAATGTTGATACGGAGGTAATAAAAGATGCTAGATATGATGAATAA
- a CDS encoding heavy metal translocating P-type ATPase, with product MKMTLKIGGMHCAACSRAVERALKKTEGIDDANVNIATEKAVFNYDEKKLKYDDIVNVVVKAGYQVVGKEEDPAERKAKEIKEQKIRLIVSAIFSIPLFYISMAPMVSIVKFPIPSFLVHHVNPQVFSIVAILLCVPVMISGYKFYTLGYPALFRGSPNMDSLVAIGTTAAFVYSIYSSILAFMGLNPHGENLYYESAAVIITLVQFGKYLEARSKGKTGEAIKKLMGLQPKTATIIKDGEEKEIKISEVKVDDIVLVRPGEKIPVDGEIIEGYSSVDESMLTGESIPVEKSVGDKVVGASINKTGSFKFKAQKVGSDTALAQIIKLVEDAQGSKAPIAHIADVVSSYFVPAVITIALISGIIWFIALHNFVFSLTVFVSVLVIACPCALGLATPTAIMVGTGKGAELGILFKNAEALEVSQKINAVMFDKTGTLTEGKPYVTDIISDDKDKLLLIAASAENGSEHPLGEAIVREAKEKNIKLLDIENFKAIAGFGIEVFIDNKKVLMGNDKLMNKENINTENYHSYMDSLSKEGKTPMYVAYDNKLLGIIACADKLKKESIDAIRRLHKLGIKTAMITGDNKNTANSVAKEAGIDIVFAEVLPEEKSKEVKKLQDEGNIVAMVGDGINDAPALTQANVGIAIGSGTDVAIESADIVLVKSNTNDVVTAIELSKATMRDIKQNLFWAFCYNVIGIPIAAGVLHVFREPLIASSIGDFLVAIMGKDLLLNPIFAALAMSLSSVSVVTNALRLNFFKPSK from the coding sequence ATGAAAATGACTTTAAAAATAGGAGGAATGCACTGTGCTGCTTGTTCTAGAGCAGTGGAGAGAGCATTAAAAAAGACTGAAGGCATTGATGATGCTAATGTTAATATAGCTACAGAAAAAGCAGTATTCAATTATGATGAAAAAAAACTAAAGTATGATGATATAGTGAATGTAGTTGTAAAGGCTGGATATCAGGTAGTAGGAAAGGAGGAAGATCCGGCTGAGAGAAAAGCTAAAGAGATAAAAGAGCAGAAAATAAGATTAATAGTATCTGCCATATTTTCTATACCGCTTTTTTATATATCAATGGCACCTATGGTGAGTATAGTAAAGTTTCCAATACCTAGTTTTTTGGTTCATCATGTCAATCCTCAGGTTTTTTCTATAGTCGCTATACTTTTATGCGTACCTGTTATGATATCAGGCTATAAGTTTTATACATTAGGTTACCCTGCACTTTTCAGAGGCTCCCCTAATATGGATTCGCTTGTAGCAATAGGTACAACTGCAGCATTTGTTTATAGTATATATTCTAGTATTTTAGCATTTATGGGGCTTAATCCTCATGGTGAAAACTTATATTATGAATCAGCTGCTGTTATAATTACATTGGTACAGTTTGGCAAGTATTTAGAGGCTAGAAGCAAAGGAAAAACAGGTGAGGCAATAAAAAAACTTATGGGACTTCAGCCGAAAACAGCAACTATAATAAAAGACGGAGAAGAGAAAGAGATAAAAATTTCTGAAGTAAAAGTTGATGATATAGTTTTGGTACGCCCAGGTGAGAAGATACCTGTTGACGGAGAGATTATAGAAGGATACAGCAGTGTAGATGAATCAATGCTTACAGGAGAGAGCATACCTGTTGAAAAAAGTGTAGGCGATAAGGTGGTTGGTGCTTCAATTAATAAAACAGGAAGTTTTAAGTTTAAGGCTCAGAAAGTAGGTTCTGATACGGCATTAGCTCAGATTATAAAATTAGTAGAAGATGCTCAAGGCTCAAAAGCTCCTATAGCACATATTGCCGATGTAGTGTCTTCATATTTTGTACCTGCTGTTATTACTATAGCTTTGATATCTGGTATAATTTGGTTTATAGCTTTGCATAATTTTGTATTCTCTTTAACTGTATTTGTGTCAGTATTAGTTATAGCTTGTCCTTGTGCTTTGGGGCTAGCTACTCCTACTGCTATAATGGTTGGTACAGGAAAAGGTGCTGAGCTTGGAATACTTTTTAAAAATGCTGAAGCGTTGGAAGTATCTCAAAAAATAAATGCTGTAATGTTTGATAAAACAGGTACTCTAACAGAGGGCAAACCTTATGTTACTGATATTATTTCTGATGATAAGGATAAACTTCTTTTAATAGCTGCAAGTGCTGAAAATGGAAGTGAACACCCATTAGGTGAGGCTATAGTAAGAGAGGCTAAAGAAAAAAATATTAAACTTCTTGATATAGAAAATTTTAAAGCTATAGCAGGTTTCGGTATAGAAGTATTCATTGATAATAAAAAAGTTTTGATGGGCAATGATAAACTTATGAATAAAGAAAATATAAATACGGAGAATTATCATTCATATATGGATAGCCTTTCAAAAGAGGGTAAAACCCCAATGTATGTTGCCTATGATAATAAACTTTTAGGTATTATAGCTTGTGCGGATAAATTAAAAAAAGAAAGCATTGATGCTATAAGAAGGCTTCATAAATTGGGTATAAAAACAGCTATGATAACAGGAGACAATAAAAATACAGCTAATTCGGTAGCAAAAGAAGCTGGTATTGATATAGTGTTTGCTGAAGTTCTTCCAGAAGAAAAATCAAAAGAGGTTAAAAAACTTCAGGACGAAGGAAACATTGTTGCTATGGTAGGAGACGGTATAAATGATGCTCCTGCTTTAACTCAGGCTAATGTAGGCATTGCTATAGGAAGCGGCACTGATGTTGCTATAGAAAGTGCTGATATAGTATTAGTAAAATCAAATACCAATGATGTAGTAACTGCAATAGAATTGAGCAAGGCCACTATGAGAGATATTAAACAGAATCTTTTTTGGGCTTTTTGCTACAATGTTATAGGTATACCGATAGCTGCGGGAGTTTTGCATGTATTTAGAGAGCCTTTAATAGCTTCTTCTATAGGAGATTTTTTAGTTGCTATTATGGGTAAGGATTTACTTTTGAATCCTATATTTGCAGCTCTTGCTATGAGTTTAAGCTCTGTATCAGTAGTTACTAATGCTTTAAGACTTAACTTTTTTAAACCAAGCAAATAG
- a CDS encoding methionine ABC transporter permease, whose translation MLDMMNNLMPNVMADLPRLYQSIIQTFVMLFYSGIISFFAGGFLGVLLIVTKRFGIMENILVYEVLSKLINFFRAIPFIILLAMLVPLTRFIMGTAIGVKGAIIPLIFGTVPFFARQIESALAEVNPGLVEAAQSMGSSPIAIIFRVYLKESIAPIARGTTITAISLIGLTAMAGAVGAGGLGTYAIQSGYYRNKLDIIYVSVILLVILVGIIQAVGNFIVKKATH comes from the coding sequence ATGCTAGATATGATGAATAATTTAATGCCTAATGTTATGGCAGATTTACCTAGACTTTATCAAAGCATAATACAAACATTTGTAATGCTTTTTTATTCAGGGATAATATCATTTTTTGCGGGCGGTTTTTTAGGCGTACTTTTAATAGTTACTAAAAGATTTGGAATAATGGAGAATATATTAGTATATGAGGTTCTTAGTAAATTAATTAACTTTTTCAGAGCGATACCATTTATAATACTTCTTGCAATGCTTGTACCTCTTACAAGATTTATAATGGGTACTGCTATAGGGGTAAAAGGTGCTATTATACCTTTAATATTCGGAACAGTTCCTTTCTTTGCAAGACAGATAGAAAGTGCTTTAGCTGAAGTGAATCCGGGTTTGGTAGAAGCGGCACAGTCTATGGGATCATCACCTATAGCAATTATTTTTAGAGTATATTTAAAAGAAAGTATAGCTCCTATAGCAAGAGGTACTACTATAACGGCAATTAGTTTAATAGGTCTTACTGCTATGGCTGGAGCTGTAGGTGCCGGCGGACTTGGAACTTATGCTATACAATCCGGATACTATAGAAATAAATTAGATATTATATATGTGTCTGTAATACTTCTTGTAATACTTGTAGGTATTATACAGGCTGTAGGAAATTTCATTGTAAAAAAAGCTACACATTGA
- a CDS encoding UDP-glucuronic acid decarboxylase family protein, whose product MKRIIVTGGAGFLGSHLCERLLNEGNYVISIDNFFTGSKENIKHLLDNKNFESIRHDITEPIHIECDEIYNFACPASPIHYQRNPVHTFKTSVFGILNMLNLARDCNARILQASTSEVYGDPLEHPQMETYWGHVNPNGIRSCYDEGKRGAETLMMDYYREYKTDIKIIRIFNTYGPRMNEYDGRVVSNFVIQALQNIPITVYGDGSQTRSFCYCDDLIDGAVKMMNADNFIGPVNLGNPAEMTVLEFAQKIIEMTNSKSEIVFKDLPKDDPIKRQPNISLAKVKLNWKPEYKLEDGLKKTIEYFDDYLKNK is encoded by the coding sequence ATGAAAAGAATTATTGTAACAGGCGGAGCTGGATTTTTAGGCTCTCATTTATGTGAAAGATTATTAAATGAAGGAAACTATGTAATATCTATAGATAATTTTTTTACAGGCAGTAAAGAGAATATTAAACATTTATTAGATAATAAAAATTTTGAAAGTATAAGACATGATATCACAGAACCAATACATATAGAATGCGATGAGATTTATAATTTTGCCTGTCCTGCTTCTCCGATACATTATCAAAGAAATCCTGTACATACATTTAAGACAAGTGTTTTCGGTATACTTAATATGCTTAATTTAGCAAGAGATTGCAATGCCAGAATACTTCAAGCTTCAACTAGTGAGGTATATGGGGATCCTTTAGAACATCCTCAAATGGAAACTTATTGGGGACATGTTAATCCTAATGGTATAAGAAGCTGCTATGATGAAGGTAAAAGGGGGGCTGAAACTTTGATGATGGATTATTACAGGGAGTATAAAACAGATATAAAGATAATAAGAATATTTAATACTTATGGTCCTAGAATGAATGAATATGACGGCAGGGTAGTTTCAAATTTTGTTATACAGGCACTTCAGAATATACCTATAACAGTTTATGGCGATGGAAGCCAAACTAGAAGTTTCTGTTATTGCGATGATTTAATAGACGGTGCTGTAAAAATGATGAATGCGGATAATTTTATAGGACCTGTAAATTTAGGAAATCCTGCGGAAATGACTGTTTTAGAATTTGCCCAAAAAATTATAGAAATGACAAATTCGAAATCAGAAATAGTATTTAAAGATCTTCCTAAAGATGATCCTATAAAAAGACAGCCTAATATTAGTTTAGCCAAAGTAAAACTTAATTGGAAACCTGAATATAAATTGGAAGACGGTTTGAAAAAGACTATAGAGTATTTTGATGATTATTTAAAAAACAAATAA
- a CDS encoding NfeD family protein translates to MKKFNNTLIMLFLSIFIFSNYLYSKDAKVYVIKKQEFQEINRWYAGYLKNAIDEANDEKADLIILELDTPGGLLSSALSIKNYIMESNVPVVVYINKNALSAGALISLSAKEIYMSDGSVIGAATPVYLNGNEPRKAGEKEVSAMRAAMRASAETTKKNVKAAEAMVDETIVLTKRSDGIDLDDKTLLTLSADEAVSINIADKKANSINDILELKNMNNAEIINIEEEGYDSVLKVLLNPFILSIIMSIGIAGIYIEMKTPGFGVGGVTAIIAFALFFFIQFFSGSSNFLAPAIFLLGVVLLCVEIFLIPGFGITGILGIIGIVAGIFISFGIHNIAVASFVIFVSLIIDIILVLLIARFMSKSKDFRNKITLESDVSGYHSSISYDDLIGKDGVADTFFRPAGYIVIDGKRYDAVSEGEFIDKGSSLKVILVEGNRIVVKKSN, encoded by the coding sequence ATGAAAAAATTTAATAATACATTAATAATGCTTTTTTTGAGCATTTTTATCTTTTCTAATTATTTATATTCAAAAGATGCTAAAGTTTATGTTATAAAGAAGCAGGAATTTCAAGAGATAAATAGATGGTATGCTGGATATTTAAAAAATGCTATAGATGAAGCAAATGATGAAAAAGCAGATTTGATTATATTAGAACTTGATACACCTGGAGGACTTCTTTCATCAGCCTTATCTATAAAGAATTATATTATGGAAAGTAATGTACCTGTAGTTGTTTATATTAATAAGAATGCATTATCTGCGGGAGCTTTAATATCATTGAGTGCTAAAGAAATTTACATGTCTGACGGCAGTGTAATAGGGGCAGCTACTCCTGTATATTTAAATGGAAATGAACCTAGAAAAGCAGGAGAAAAAGAGGTGAGTGCAATGCGTGCTGCGATGAGAGCTTCTGCCGAAACTACTAAAAAGAATGTTAAAGCTGCTGAGGCTATGGTTGATGAAACTATAGTTTTAACTAAAAGAAGTGATGGTATTGATTTAGATGATAAGACTTTATTGACATTAAGTGCTGATGAGGCAGTATCTATAAATATTGCAGATAAGAAAGCAAATTCTATAAATGATATATTAGAATTAAAAAATATGAATAATGCAGAAATAATTAATATAGAAGAAGAAGGCTATGATTCTGTATTGAAGGTTCTTCTTAATCCTTTTATTTTAAGTATTATAATGTCTATAGGAATAGCTGGAATATATATTGAAATGAAGACTCCGGGATTTGGTGTAGGCGGAGTAACAGCGATAATAGCTTTTGCTTTATTTTTCTTTATTCAGTTTTTTTCAGGCAGCAGTAATTTTTTAGCACCTGCAATATTCCTTCTTGGAGTTGTTCTTCTTTGTGTAGAAATATTTCTTATACCTGGCTTTGGAATCACAGGCATACTTGGTATAATAGGAATTGTAGCGGGAATATTTATTTCTTTTGGAATACATAATATAGCTGTAGCTTCTTTTGTAATATTTGTATCTTTAATAATAGATATTATACTTGTATTATTGATTGCAAGGTTTATGAGTAAGTCAAAAGATTTTAGAAATAAGATTACATTAGAGAGTGATGTTTCAGGATATCATTCAAGTATTTCTTATGATGATTTAATTGGAAAGGATGGAGTTGCTGATACTTTTTTCAGACCTGCAGGTTATATAGTCATAGATGGAAAGAGATATGATGCTGTAAGCGAGGGTGAGTTTATAGATAAAGGCAGCAGTTTAAAAGTTATTCTTGTAGAGGGCAATAGAATAGTAGTTAAGAAATCCAATTAA
- a CDS encoding EamA family transporter, protein MDIIFALLSSIFASLTAILIKIGLSDINSNLATAIRTIIILIISWIIVFYTNSLNSMNTIETIKNLNTKTVIFIVLSGIATGLSWIFYFKALQIGNVNKVIVIDKLSIVFTIILAAIFLKESLNIKVIIGMLFIVAGTLIISFQS, encoded by the coding sequence ATGGATATTATTTTTGCATTATTATCATCAATATTTGCATCACTCACTGCTATACTTATAAAGATAGGATTATCAGATATTAATTCTAATTTAGCAACCGCCATAAGAACTATTATTATATTAATAATCTCTTGGATTATAGTTTTTTATACTAATTCATTAAACTCTATGAATACAATTGAAACTATAAAAAATCTAAATACAAAGACTGTTATATTTATAGTATTATCTGGTATAGCCACAGGTTTATCTTGGATTTTTTATTTTAAAGCATTGCAGATTGGTAATGTTAATAAGGTAATAGTTATAGATAAACTTTCTATAGTTTTTACTATAATACTAGCGGCTATCTTTTTAAAAGAGTCTTTGAATATAAAAGTGATTATAGGAATGCTGTTTATAGTGGCAGGCACATTGATAATAAGTTTTCAATCATGA
- a CDS encoding bifunctional 5,10-methylenetetrahydrofolate dehydrogenase/5,10-methenyltetrahydrofolate cyclohydrolase — MFNILDGRELAKEIKERIKKETELLERKPRIDFIYFEDDKSTEVYFTRAKKQAESVGMIGSLHNLSVNTTEKDFLTLIEYLNEESETSGIMVQMPLPKHINKKKVYETISIEKDADAISHVNLGRIFIGDSNLAPCTAKSAMALIEKSGINIEGANAVVIGRSEIVGKPLAHLLLQKSATVTIAHSKTKNLKDICRNADILCVSIGKPEFITGEYIKKDAVVIDIGINVLEDGSLKGDVNFEEASKIASYITPVPNGVGSVTVSMLLDNVLYLHKKKINKK; from the coding sequence ATGTTTAATATTTTAGACGGCAGGGAATTAGCTAAGGAGATAAAAGAAAGAATAAAAAAGGAAACAGAACTTCTTGAGAGAAAACCAAGAATAGATTTTATATATTTTGAAGATGATAAATCTACAGAAGTTTATTTTACAAGAGCAAAGAAGCAGGCTGAAAGTGTTGGAATGATAGGATCTTTGCATAACCTTTCTGTAAACACAACAGAAAAAGATTTTTTGACATTGATAGAATATTTAAATGAAGAATCTGAAACAAGCGGAATAATGGTTCAGATGCCTCTTCCTAAACATATAAATAAGAAAAAAGTTTATGAGACAATTTCAATAGAAAAAGATGCTGATGCAATATCTCATGTTAATTTAGGCAGGATATTTATAGGAGACAGCAATTTAGCTCCTTGTACGGCAAAGAGTGCTATGGCTTTAATAGAGAAATCTGGTATAAATATAGAAGGTGCTAATGCTGTTGTTATAGGAAGGAGTGAGATAGTTGGTAAGCCTTTAGCTCATTTGCTTTTACAGAAATCTGCTACTGTAACAATAGCACATTCAAAAACTAAAAATTTAAAAGATATTTGCAGAAATGCTGATATATTATGTGTATCTATTGGAAAGCCTGAATTTATTACAGGTGAGTATATAAAGAAAGATGCTGTTGTTATAGACATAGGTATAAATGTATTAGAAGATGGTTCTTTAAAAGGAGATGTTAATTTTGAGGAGGCTTCTAAGATAGCTTCTTATATTACACCTGTACCGAATGGAGTTGGAAGTGTTACCGTTTCTATGCTTTTAGATAATGTGCTTTATCTTCATAAAAAGAAGATAAACAAAAAGTAA
- a CDS encoding L-lactate dehydrogenase: METLLKRRKAVLIGAGHVGSHAGYALASQGLVEEIVYIDIDEKKAFAQALDIFDAAVYLPHRVEVKAGNYKDIDDADIMAVCAGPLPTINQTRMDTLGSTIEVMKDIIEKIKKTKFNGIIINISNPADVITHYLQNKLNYDPKRIISTSTTLDSARLRRAISEAINIDQKSIYAYALGEHGESQMVAWSAVTIAGKPLFELMKEKEKYSCLDLKELANKGRRGGWDVLEGKGSTEFGIGTALAEVARAILCDEHRVLPVSVYLNGEYGQNDVYASVPAVLGRNGVEEIIELKMNDEEKKLFSESCNVMKKNYELALNM; the protein is encoded by the coding sequence ATGGAAACTTTATTAAAAAGAAGAAAAGCTGTATTAATAGGAGCAGGACATGTGGGTTCTCATGCCGGATATGCATTAGCTTCTCAGGGTTTAGTTGAAGAAATAGTTTATATTGATATAGATGAGAAAAAAGCATTTGCTCAGGCTTTGGATATATTTGATGCTGCAGTGTATCTTCCTCATAGAGTAGAAGTTAAAGCAGGAAATTATAAAGATATAGATGATGCGGATATAATGGCGGTATGTGCAGGACCTTTGCCTACTATCAATCAAACTAGAATGGATACTTTAGGCTCTACAATAGAGGTTATGAAAGATATAATAGAGAAAATAAAAAAGACTAAGTTTAACGGCATAATAATAAATATATCTAATCCTGCTGATGTTATTACTCATTATTTACAAAACAAATTGAATTATGATCCTAAGAGAATAATATCTACAAGCACAACATTAGATTCGGCAAGGTTAAGAAGGGCTATATCAGAAGCAATTAATATTGATCAGAAATCTATATATGCTTATGCTTTAGGAGAGCATGGAGAAAGCCAAATGGTAGCATGGTCAGCTGTAACTATAGCAGGAAAACCTTTATTTGAGCTTATGAAAGAAAAAGAAAAATATTCATGTCTTGATTTGAAAGAATTAGCTAATAAAGGAAGAAGAGGCGGATGGGATGTTTTAGAAGGTAAAGGCTCTACAGAGTTTGGAATAGGTACTGCTTTAGCTGAAGTTGCTCGGGCAATACTTTGCGATGAACATAGGGTGCTTCCTGTTTCTGTATACTTGAATGGTGAATATGGTCAGAATGATGTTTATGCTTCTGTTCCTGCAGTGCTTGGAAGAAACGGAGTTGAGGAGATAATTGAGCTTAAAATGAATGATGAAGAGAAAAAATTATTTTCTGAATCTTGCAATGTTATGAAAAAGAATTATGAGTTGGCTTTGAATATGTAA